The Rhinatrema bivittatum unplaced genomic scaffold, aRhiBiv1.1, whole genome shotgun sequence genome includes a window with the following:
- the LOC115082018 gene encoding olfactory receptor 52N4-like, protein MFSNRRTLSLGKTELIPSFFVLKGIPGLEDVHIWISIPFSLMYVITVIANCLILFIIKTEARLHQPMYVLLSVLAGIDLALSTSSLPKAIGIFWFKLEEIRFDVCLLQMFLIQYLGSIESGILTLMALDRYIAVCNPLRYTAILTNTLLAKMVVIVLMRSAVLVSPVPILLKRLPFCNSNVIHHTYCEHMSVAKLACADITVNFVYGLSVSLFIGGIDVPLIALSYALILRSVMNLSSKDTRAKAFSTCTAHVCVIAVFYTPFLFSVFIQRFKNKVAPSVQITVANIYLLVPPMVNPIIYGVKTKQIQERILKMVCRGKVTSDQKN, encoded by the exons ATGTTTAGCAATAGACGTACATTGAGCCTTGGGAAAACGGAGCTGATA CCTTCATTCTTTGTCCTGAAGGGTATTCCAGGACTGGAAGATGTGCACATCTGGATCTCTATCCCATTCAGTTTGATGTATGTGATTACAGTTATAGCAAACTGTCTTATCCTCTTTATTATCAAAACCGAAGCACGCCTCCACCAGCCCATGTACGTTCTCCTTTCTGTGTTGGCAGGGATTGATCTTGCTTTATCTACCTCCTCACTTCCAAAGGCAATTGGAATCTTTTGGTTTAAACTTGAGGAAATACGTTTCGATGTCTGTCTGTTGCAGATGTTCCTAATTCAATACTTGGGTAGTATTGAATCTGGAATCCTGACGCTAATGGCCTTAGATCGCTATATTGCAGTGTGCAACCCCCTGAGATACACGGCTATCCTAACCAACACACTCCTAGCAAAAATGGTGGTCATCGTTTTAATGAGAAGTGCAGTGCTTGTGTCTCCAGTTCCCATCCTTCTCAAAAGACTGCCGTTCTGTAACAGCAACGTCATTCATCACACGTACTGTGAGCACATGTCTGTAGCAAAGCTGGCCTGTGCAGATATTACAGTCAACTTTGTGTATGGGTTGAGCGTGTCTCTGttcataggtgggattgacgTGCCGCTTATTGCTTTGTCTTATGCACTGATACTTCGATCCGTCATGAACCTCTCTTCGAAGGATACCCGGGCAAAGGCTTTTAGCACCTGCACTGCCCACGTCTGCGTGATTGCTGTCTTCTACACGCCCTTTCTCTTCTCCGTTTTTATACAGAGGTTTAAGAACAAGGTGGCCCCTTCTGTTCAGATTACTGTGGCCAATATCTACCTCCTTGTCCCCCCCATGGTAAATCCCATCATCTATGGGGTGAAGACAAAGCAGATCCAGGAGAGGATACTGAAGATGGTCTGTCGGGGAAAGGTCACTTCTGATCAGAAGAATTAA